A single window of Candoia aspera isolate rCanAsp1 chromosome 3, rCanAsp1.hap2, whole genome shotgun sequence DNA harbors:
- the VPS28 gene encoding vacuolar protein sorting-associated protein 28 homolog, translating into MFHGIPANAGMGAPGNKPELYEAMKLYKNAREREKYDNMAELFAVVKTMQALEKAYIKDCVNPNEYTAACSRLLVQYKAAFKQVQGLEINSIDDFCRRFRLDCPLAMERIKEDRPITIKDDKGNLNRCIADIVSLFITVMDKLRLEIRAMDEIQPDLRELMETMNRMSHLPPDFEGRQKVNQWLQTLSGMSASDELDDSQVRQMLFDLESAYNAFNRFLHS; encoded by the exons ATGTTCCATGGGATCCCCGCCAACGCCGGCATGGGAG CCCCGGGGAACAAGCCGGAACTCTACGAGGCAA TGAAGCTGTACAAGAATGCCCGGGAGCGGGAAAA GTATGACAACATGGCTGAGCTGTTCGCTGTGGTGAAGACCATGCAAGCCCTGGAGAAGGCCTATATCAAGGATTGTGTCAATCCCAATGA GTACACCGCCGCCTGCTCTCGCCTCCTGGTCCAGTACAAGGCCGCATTCAAGCAGGTACAAGGCCTGGAGATCAACTCGATCGATGACTTCTGCCGCAGGTTTCGG CTCGATTGCCCACTGGCCATGGAGAGGATCAAGGAGGATCGGCCCATCACCATCAAGGACGACAAGGGCAACCTCAACCGCTGCATTGCAGACATCGTGTCG CTCTTTATCACGGTGATGGACAAGCTACGCTTGGAAATCCGGGCCATGGATGAG ATCCAGCCAGACCTGCGGGAATTGATGGAAACCATGAACCGCATGAGCCATTTACCGCCAGACTTTGAGGGGCGGCAGAAAGTGAATCAGTG GCTCCAGACTCTGAGCGGGATGTCAGCTTCTGACGAACTGGACGACTCTCAGGTCCGCCAGATGCTTTTTGATCTGGAGTCGGCCTACAACGCTTTCAACCGCTTCCTGCACTCGTGA